The window AAACAAGACCGGGCCTGAATAGTGTTGTGGTGCAGAGAAAGGCCACCCCATGATATCAGCATAGTGTTGTTGCAATATGTGCAGGTTAAATTGCCAGTGGGTGGGTTGTGCATTACTGAAAGATTTTAATAAAAACTGGCGCACTGACGGTTCAGTCAGATAGTCAGACATGAGCTGCTCGGCTTCCTTTCTCGAAGTTACCTGTGCGTTAGCCACGGCATTCAACGCTTTAAATACATTCGTGTGTCGGCTTTCTTGATAGGCTACTGGTGCGATATCTGCCACGCACAATGACGCTACTCGGTCGGGTGCTTGCAACGCCACGGCCATCGCCACCTTGCCGCCCATAGAGTGCCCGAGCAGATGCACTTTAGGCTGTTTAAGCTCATTCAATAAATTGATTATATCCTCGCTCATCACCTGATAGTTCATCTCAGCATGCCATTCCGATAGCCCATGATTACGCAGATCTACCGTGATCACTGGACGTTGTAACTGCAGCGCTTGTTTGAGTAATCCCAGATTGTCTTGTTTGCCAAATAGCCCATGCAGTAAAACAATCGGTTCTGCTGCAGGATTCGGGAACTCGGTTATCTGGTAATTAAGCTTCACAGTGTGTCCTTAATGGTGGCTATAACCTTATATTAACAAATTGGCGGGTAAATCGTGAGTCGATTGAAATTAAGCAAATAAAGATGGATTTATTCTCTTGGTTAACGAAATCAGATGATTGGCGTAATCTGGCACCAAAATGAGGGATGAGTCACGAGTGGAGATGAACACAAGTGTACTGAAATGGAATTTATGCGAGGGTAGTGCTACGGGTCTGAGTAAACACCGTGCACAGGGTTAGGTTTGCTGCTGTGGCTTATGTATAATCCGACCGTTGTCTATATTCAAAGTGTCGGAACCGAATAAAAATGAAAACCATTGAGGTTGATGAACAGATCTACCGTTACATAGCCAGCCGTACCTTGCATATTGGCGAGAGTGCTTCTGATATTTTAAGACGCCTGCTTGCTTTGCC of the uncultured Tolumonas sp. genome contains:
- a CDS encoding alpha/beta fold hydrolase — encoded protein: MKLNYQITEFPNPAAEPIVLLHGLFGKQDNLGLLKQALQLQRPVITVDLRNHGLSEWHAEMNYQVMSEDIINLLNELKQPKVHLLGHSMGGKVAMAVALQAPDRVASLCVADIAPVAYQESRHTNVFKALNAVANAQVTSRKEAEQLMSDYLTEPSVRQFLLKSFSNAQPTHWQFNLHILQQHYADIMGWPFSAPQHYSGPVLFIKGGASNYLQTEHQPVIAQHFPNASAKIIPGCGHWLHAEKPLLFNGIVERFLQQSN